The Dysgonomonadaceae bacterium PH5-43 genome has a segment encoding these proteins:
- a CDS encoding 4-deoxy-L-threo-5-hexosulose-uronate ketol-isomerase (product_source=KO:K01815; cath_funfam=2.60.120.10; cog=COG3717; ko=KO:K01815; pfam=PF04962; superfamily=51182) has protein sequence MKTTIEERWGTHPNDVKSYDTCQLRKEFLVEKLFSADEVLMVYTHNDRLIIGGALPVAEDLTLETVELIRSEYFCERREVGIICIEGEGVVSVDGTDYEMTYKDAIYVGRGSKEVIFKSKDKTNPAKYYFASAPAHKEYPTAKITSEMRRVRDLGSMEESNKRILNQLILSEIVPCCQLQMGLTEIQPGSVWNTMPPHTHSRRMEAYFYFKVPEKQAVCHFMGEPQETRHIFMGNEQAVISPSWSIHSAAGTSNYTFIWAMCGENLNYDDMDTFTADKLR, from the coding sequence ATGAAAACAACAATTGAAGAAAGATGGGGTACGCACCCTAATGATGTGAAATCTTATGATACGTGTCAGCTAAGAAAAGAATTTTTAGTAGAAAAGTTGTTCTCTGCCGATGAAGTATTGATGGTGTATACTCATAATGATAGACTGATTATTGGAGGAGCATTGCCAGTAGCTGAAGATTTGACACTTGAAACTGTAGAGCTTATTCGTTCTGAGTATTTCTGCGAAAGAAGAGAAGTTGGTATTATTTGTATAGAAGGAGAAGGTGTTGTTTCTGTAGATGGTACTGATTATGAAATGACATATAAAGATGCTATTTATGTAGGACGAGGCTCTAAAGAGGTTATCTTTAAGAGTAAGGATAAAACTAATCCTGCTAAATATTATTTTGCATCGGCTCCAGCGCACAAAGAGTATCCTACTGCTAAAATAACTTCAGAAATGAGACGTGTGCGTGATTTAGGTTCTATGGAAGAAAGTAATAAGAGAATATTAAATCAACTTATATTAAGTGAAATAGTACCTTGCTGTCAGTTGCAAATGGGATTGACAGAAATACAGCCAGGTAGTGTTTGGAATACTATGCCGCCTCATACACATTCACGAAGAATGGAGGCTTATTTTTATTTCAAGGTTCCTGAAAAGCAAGCTGTTTGCCATTTTATGGGTGAGCCACAAGAAACTCGTCATATATTTATGGGTAATGAGCAAGCTGTAATATCTCCTTCGTGGTCGATACATAGTGCTGCCGGAACAAGTAATTATACTTTTATCTGGGCTATGTGCGGAGAGAATTTGAACTACGATGATATGGATACTTTTACTGCTGATAAATTAAGATAA
- a CDS encoding 2-dehydro-3-deoxygluconokinase (product_source=KO:K00874; cath_funfam=3.40.1190.20; cog=COG0524; ko=KO:K00874; pfam=PF00294; superfamily=53613) encodes MKKVVCFGEVMLRLAAPDNLRFGQCTCLNSTFGGGEANVAVSLANYGMRSEFITRLPNNEIADWCISELRKHNVDTNNIVRGGDRVGIYFLETGAVARASKVVYDRANSSIAEIKPGMINWREIFKDTQWFHWTGITPAISQGAADVCLEAIKIANEMGITVSCDLNYRKNLWKYGKTASQVIPALVEGCDVILGNEEDAEKIFGIKPEGFDVANTGGDVDASEFESVCKQLQTKFPRATKVIITLRGSINANHNTWGGCLYSDKKLYQSSRYDITHIVDRVGGGDSFMGGLIYGLINYPQDDQKALDFAVAASALKHTIYGDFNLVTVKEVEQLMNGDGSGRVVR; translated from the coding sequence ATGAAAAAAGTAGTGTGCTTTGGAGAGGTAATGTTGCGCTTGGCAGCTCCCGATAATTTGCGTTTTGGTCAATGTACGTGCCTGAACTCAACTTTCGGAGGTGGAGAAGCTAATGTTGCTGTATCTTTAGCTAATTATGGAATGCGTTCGGAGTTTATTACTCGTTTACCAAATAACGAAATCGCTGATTGGTGTATTTCGGAACTTCGTAAACATAATGTTGATACTAACAATATAGTTAGAGGAGGAGATAGAGTTGGTATTTATTTCTTAGAAACAGGAGCTGTAGCTCGTGCTTCTAAAGTTGTATATGATAGAGCCAACTCTTCGATAGCCGAAATTAAACCCGGAATGATTAATTGGCGAGAGATATTCAAAGATACTCAATGGTTTCACTGGACAGGTATAACACCAGCTATCTCTCAGGGGGCTGCAGATGTTTGTCTTGAAGCTATAAAAATAGCAAACGAAATGGGCATTACTGTTTCTTGCGATTTAAACTACAGAAAAAATCTTTGGAAATATGGTAAAACTGCATCACAAGTAATACCTGCTTTGGTAGAAGGTTGTGATGTAATATTAGGTAACGAAGAAGATGCGGAAAAGATATTCGGCATAAAACCAGAAGGCTTTGATGTTGCCAATACAGGCGGTGATGTTGACGCTTCTGAATTTGAGTCGGTATGTAAACAACTACAAACAAAATTCCCAAGAGCCACAAAGGTGATAATAACCTTACGTGGATCTATCAATGCTAATCATAATACTTGGGGAGGTTGCTTGTATTCCGATAAGAAACTATATCAATCATCAAGATACGATATTACACATATAGTAGATAGAGTAGGAGGAGGTGATTCTTTTATGGGCGGATTAATATATGGTTTAATAAATTATCCACAAGATGACCAGAAAGCTCTCGACTTTGCAGTAGCGGCGTCGGCTCTAAAACATACTATATATGGAGATTTTAATCTTGTTACGGTTAAAGAGGTTGAGCAATTAATGAACGGAGATGGTTCGGGACGTGTAGTTAGATAA
- a CDS encoding gluconate 5-dehydrogenase (product_source=KO:K00046; cath_funfam=3.40.50.720; cog=COG1028; ko=KO:K00046; pfam=PF13561; superfamily=51735), producing MTNFSLKGKIALVTGASYGIGFAIAEAFAEAGATIVFNDIKQELIDSGIAAYKEKGIAAKGYLCDVTNEEQVQNMVATIEKEVGTIDILVNNAGIIKRIPMHEMAAAEFRQVIDIDLNAPFIMAKAVLPGMMKKNAGKIINICSMMSELGRETVSAYAAAKGGLKMLTKNIASEYGEYNIQCNGIGPGYIATPQTAPLREKQADGSRHPFDSFIIAKTPAARWGTPEDLKGPAVFLASNASDFINGHILYVDGGILAYIGKQP from the coding sequence ATGACAAATTTTTCATTAAAAGGTAAAATAGCTTTAGTTACAGGGGCTTCTTACGGTATAGGCTTTGCAATAGCTGAAGCTTTTGCAGAAGCAGGCGCAACTATAGTTTTTAACGATATAAAACAAGAACTTATAGACAGTGGTATAGCTGCGTATAAAGAAAAAGGTATAGCTGCTAAAGGTTATCTTTGCGATGTTACTAATGAAGAACAAGTGCAAAATATGGTAGCAACCATAGAAAAAGAAGTAGGAACTATAGATATATTGGTTAACAATGCAGGTATTATAAAAAGAATACCTATGCACGAAATGGCTGCTGCGGAGTTCCGTCAGGTGATAGATATAGATCTTAATGCTCCTTTTATTATGGCTAAGGCAGTATTGCCAGGAATGATGAAAAAGAATGCAGGTAAGATTATCAATATCTGTTCTATGATGAGCGAACTTGGTAGAGAAACAGTGTCGGCTTATGCTGCTGCTAAAGGAGGTCTGAAAATGCTTACTAAAAATATAGCTTCAGAGTATGGAGAATACAATATTCAGTGTAACGGTATAGGTCCTGGATATATAGCAACTCCTCAAACAGCTCCATTAAGAGAAAAGCAAGCAGACGGTAGTCGCCACCCATTCGATTCTTTTATTATTGCAAAAACTCCTGCTGCACGTTGGGGAACTCCAGAAGACTTAAAAGGTCCTGCTGTGTTCTTAGCATCTAATGCTTCCGATTTTATTAACGGACATATCTTATATGTAGATGGCGGTATTTTAGCATATATTGGCAAACAACCATAA
- a CDS encoding 2-dehydro-3-deoxyphosphogluconate aldolase/(4S)-4-hydroxy-2-oxoglutarate aldolase (product_source=KO:K01625; cath_funfam=3.20.20.70; cog=COG0800; ko=KO:K01625; pfam=PF01081; superfamily=51569; tigrfam=TIGR01182), producing the protein MARFNKIQVLQTMSETGLVPVFYNGNIDVAKQVVKACYEGGIKAFEFTNRGEFAHEVFGELSKFVAKECPDMILGVGSVVDAPTASLYIQLGANFIVGPLFNPDVAKVANRRLIPYTPGCGSVSEVGFAQEMGCDLCKVFPGDVLGPNFVKGLKAPMPWSLLMVTGGVKPEESNLKSWFDAGVTCVGMASNLFPKEVIAAKNWGEITELCSDALSIIKSIRK; encoded by the coding sequence ATGGCTCGATTTAATAAAATACAAGTTCTACAAACAATGTCGGAAACAGGCTTGGTTCCGGTCTTCTATAATGGCAACATAGATGTGGCTAAACAAGTCGTAAAAGCTTGTTACGAAGGAGGAATAAAAGCTTTCGAATTTACTAATCGTGGAGAATTTGCACATGAAGTATTTGGCGAGCTAAGCAAGTTTGTAGCAAAAGAATGTCCTGATATGATACTTGGAGTTGGTTCGGTGGTTGATGCACCTACGGCTTCGTTGTATATTCAGTTGGGAGCAAACTTTATTGTAGGGCCTCTTTTTAATCCAGATGTAGCTAAGGTTGCCAATAGAAGACTAATCCCATACACACCAGGTTGTGGGTCGGTGTCGGAAGTTGGTTTTGCGCAAGAAATGGGTTGCGACCTTTGCAAGGTATTCCCTGGAGATGTTTTAGGACCTAACTTCGTAAAAGGACTAAAAGCTCCTATGCCTTGGTCTTTGCTTATGGTAACGGGAGGCGTTAAGCCAGAAGAAAGTAATCTTAAATCGTGGTTTGATGCGGGTGTAACTTGCGTAGGAATGGCATCTAATTTATTTCCTAAAGAAGTAATAGCAGCTAAAAACTGGGGTGAGATAACTGAATTGTGCAGTGATGCACTTAGTATAATTAAATCAATAAGAAAGTAA
- a CDS encoding ACS family hexuronate transporter-like MFS transporter (product_source=KO:K08191; cath_funfam=1.20.1250.20; cog=COG0477; ko=KO:K08191; pfam=PF07690; superfamily=103473; transmembrane_helix_parts=Inside_1_12,TMhelix_13_32,Outside_33_51,TMhelix_52_74,Inside_75_85,TMhelix_86_108,Outside_109_122,TMhelix_123_145,Inside_146_169,TMhelix_170_192,Outside_193_196,TMhelix_197_219,Inside_220_269,TMhelix_270_289,Outside_290_303,TMhelix_304_326,Inside_327_346,TMhelix_347_366,Outside_367_375,TMhelix_376_398,Inside_399_410,TMhelix_411_433,Outside_434_452,TMhelix_453_472,Inside_473_487) yields the protein MKTQTQKMTNYRWWICAMLFFATAINYLDRQVLSLTFEEFIRPEFHWNDTLYGQITASFSIIYAVAMLFAGRFIDWMGTRKGYLWSIGVWSVGACIHALCGVFTEQWVGLDSKLELIKATGDVAVVIATVSTYAFIAARAILAIGEAGNFPAAIKVTAEYFPKKDRAFATSIFNSGASIGALVAPLTIPPIAKFFGWEMAFIIIGALGFVWMAFWVFMYKKPEENPRVNKAELEYILSDKDSGKVEDQIVEEKQEKKISFIDCFKYKQTWSFAFGKFMTDGVWWFFLFWTPSYLKTQFNINASEGLGMALIFTLYAIVTVLSIYGGKLPTIFIKRSGQNPYAARMKAMLIFAFFPLVVLFAQPLGMQFADLGKHAAWIPVILISIGCAAHQSWSANIFSTIGDMFPKSSIATITGIGGMAGGLGSMFLQLVAGNLFDYAGETNMTFLGFEGKPAGYFVIFCFCAVAYLIGWVVMKTLVPKYKPIVLS from the coding sequence ATGAAAACACAAACTCAGAAAATGACTAACTACAGATGGTGGATATGCGCAATGTTATTTTTCGCAACTGCCATAAATTATCTCGACAGACAAGTTTTGTCGTTAACATTCGAAGAATTTATCAGACCTGAATTTCATTGGAATGATACCCTTTACGGTCAAATTACAGCTTCATTCTCTATAATATATGCAGTGGCAATGTTGTTTGCCGGAAGATTTATCGATTGGATGGGAACCAGAAAAGGATATTTATGGTCGATAGGAGTTTGGTCGGTGGGTGCTTGTATTCATGCATTGTGTGGAGTATTTACTGAGCAATGGGTTGGATTAGATTCAAAACTTGAACTTATAAAGGCAACAGGAGATGTTGCAGTTGTTATTGCTACCGTAAGTACTTATGCTTTTATTGCAGCTCGTGCAATATTAGCAATAGGAGAAGCTGGTAACTTTCCAGCAGCTATAAAAGTTACAGCAGAATATTTCCCTAAAAAAGACCGTGCTTTTGCAACCAGTATATTTAACTCAGGTGCTTCAATAGGAGCTTTGGTTGCCCCATTAACTATCCCTCCGATAGCAAAATTCTTTGGTTGGGAAATGGCATTTATTATAATAGGAGCTTTGGGTTTTGTGTGGATGGCGTTTTGGGTATTTATGTATAAAAAACCAGAAGAAAATCCAAGAGTAAACAAAGCTGAACTTGAATATATTTTATCTGATAAAGATTCAGGTAAAGTGGAAGACCAAATAGTAGAAGAAAAACAAGAAAAGAAAATCTCTTTTATCGACTGTTTCAAATATAAACAAACGTGGTCGTTTGCTTTTGGAAAGTTTATGACTGATGGTGTTTGGTGGTTCTTCTTGTTTTGGACTCCTTCGTATCTGAAAACACAGTTCAATATTAATGCTTCGGAAGGACTTGGTATGGCATTGATATTTACACTGTATGCCATAGTTACTGTTTTGTCGATATATGGCGGAAAACTACCAACTATATTTATAAAACGTAGCGGACAAAATCCTTATGCTGCACGTATGAAAGCAATGCTTATATTTGCATTCTTCCCTCTTGTAGTGTTGTTTGCTCAACCATTAGGAATGCAGTTTGCCGACTTAGGAAAGCATGCAGCTTGGATTCCTGTAATTTTAATATCTATAGGATGTGCAGCTCACCAATCGTGGTCGGCTAACATCTTCTCAACCATAGGCGATATGTTCCCTAAATCATCAATAGCAACTATCACCGGTATCGGAGGTATGGCTGGAGGTTTAGGTTCTATGTTCCTTCAACTTGTAGCTGGAAACTTATTCGATTATGCAGGCGAAACGAATATGACTTTCTTAGGCTTTGAAGGTAAACCAGCAGGGTATTTTGTTATTTTCTGCTTCTGTGCCGTAGCATACCTTATAGGTTGGGTAGTAATGAAAACGTTGGTTCCGAAATATAAACCAATCGTATTATCCTAA
- a CDS encoding hypothetical protein (product_source=Hypo-rule applied; pfam=PF08885; superfamily=52266) produces the protein MKFRTEISAPQSNFNISYGDKTIMIGSCFVENISIKLLRAGFDIDVNPFGIMYNPLSIHSTLSDIINKREYTENDLFEHQGIFHSFAHHGKFSGVDKESVLLNINQKIEHSFHFLKQAKYLFITFGTARVYYKTDGMMVANCHKLPARTFTNKRLSVNEIHCKWNELITLLRTLNPDLRIIFTISPIRHWKDGSHENQLSKSTLFVALDEIMNSNTETYYFPSYEFMIDDLRDYRFYSEDMLHPNAQAINYIWDKFGDSYFSSNTKSTIKEWEKIQQALNHKPFNAESEEYTKFIEKAKETELLFLEKNPLVINHKI, from the coding sequence ATGAAGTTCAGAACAGAAATATCGGCTCCTCAATCAAATTTCAATATCTCTTATGGCGATAAAACAATTATGATAGGGTCTTGTTTTGTTGAAAACATTTCAATAAAGTTGCTAAGAGCAGGCTTCGACATTGATGTTAATCCTTTCGGAATAATGTATAACCCCTTATCTATACACTCTACATTATCCGACATTATTAATAAAAGAGAATATACCGAAAACGATTTGTTCGAGCATCAAGGTATTTTTCATAGTTTTGCGCATCACGGAAAGTTTTCGGGAGTAGATAAAGAAAGTGTACTTCTTAATATAAACCAAAAAATTGAACACTCTTTTCATTTTCTAAAACAAGCCAAATATCTGTTTATTACTTTTGGTACGGCTCGCGTTTATTACAAAACAGATGGTATGATGGTTGCTAATTGTCATAAATTACCTGCACGCACATTTACCAACAAACGATTAAGTGTAAATGAAATACATTGTAAGTGGAACGAGCTAATTACATTACTACGCACTCTTAACCCCGACTTAAGAATAATATTCACCATAAGCCCTATCCGACATTGGAAAGATGGATCTCACGAAAACCAATTAAGTAAATCTACTCTATTTGTTGCGTTAGACGAAATAATGAATAGCAATACCGAAACATATTATTTCCCTTCTTACGAGTTTATGATTGATGACTTAAGAGATTATCGTTTCTACTCCGAAGATATGCTTCACCCAAACGCTCAAGCCATAAATTATATATGGGATAAGTTTGGCGATAGCTACTTCTCTTCCAACACGAAAAGCACCATAAAAGAATGGGAGAAAATCCAGCAAGCTCTAAACCACAAACCTTTCAATGCCGAATCGGAAGAGTATACAAAATTCATTGAAAAAGCAAAAGAAACAGAGTTACTGTTTTTAGAAAAGAATCCTTTAGTTATAAATCACAAAATATAA
- a CDS encoding 1-deoxy-D-xylulose-5-phosphate synthase (product_source=KO:K01662; cath_funfam=3.40.50.920,3.40.50.970; cog=COG1154; ko=KO:K01662; pfam=PF02779,PF02780,PF13292; superfamily=52518,52922; tigrfam=TIGR00204) has product MHNFLLMTKAANYKLLSGINSPQDLRELKIEQLEQVSQELRQYIIEVLADNPGHFGSSLGSVELTVALHYVFNTPYDKIVWDVGHQAYGHKVLTGRREQFKTLRKYKGISGFPNPNESEYDSFIAGHASNSISAALGMAVASKLKKENRKVVAVIGDGSMTGGLAFEGLNNVSSDPNDLIIILNDNNMAIDRPVGGVSQHLVNITTSQTYNKIRFKIYNLFKRCGLIKEEGKGFILRFNNSLKALLTKQHNVFEGFNIRYLGPIDGHDVEGLIRVLNDIKEMKGPKLLHIMTKKGKGFQPAEEDATVWHAPGKFNKDTGERIIHKKEGEPQLYQDIFGHTLVELAKQNENIVGITPAMPTGCSLSFLMKEMPERTFDVGIAEGHAVTFSAGLAKEGMLPFCNIYSSFAQRAFDNIIHDAALQNLNMVLCLDRAGLVGEDGATHHGALDLAYLNCIPNVTIASPYNELDLRNLMYTATQPNKGVFVIRYPRGKGELKDWQRPLEILPVGKGRKLKDGKNVVVISIGPIGNIAAKAIEMAKEEGVDAAHYDIIYLKPIDEDLLHEVGKNYQQIITVENGTITGGLGSVVADFMMKYGYTPTINKIGIPDSFITHGTIPELYELCGMDAKSIKKVITDIA; this is encoded by the coding sequence GTGCACAATTTTTTGCTTATGACTAAGGCTGCGAACTACAAATTATTATCCGGAATTAACTCTCCACAAGATTTGCGAGAGCTAAAAATAGAACAACTTGAACAGGTAAGTCAGGAATTGCGACAATACATAATAGAGGTATTGGCAGATAATCCAGGGCATTTCGGTTCGAGCTTAGGAAGTGTGGAGTTAACTGTAGCGCTTCACTATGTATTTAATACTCCGTACGATAAGATTGTATGGGACGTTGGGCATCAGGCTTACGGACACAAAGTGCTTACGGGTAGAAGAGAGCAGTTTAAGACTCTTCGTAAATACAAGGGAATAAGTGGTTTTCCTAATCCTAACGAAAGCGAATACGATTCGTTTATTGCAGGGCACGCCTCAAACTCTATATCTGCAGCTTTGGGTATGGCGGTAGCATCTAAGCTGAAAAAAGAAAACAGAAAGGTTGTTGCGGTTATTGGAGATGGCTCGATGACTGGAGGTTTGGCTTTTGAAGGATTAAATAATGTTTCGTCAGACCCTAACGACCTGATAATTATATTGAATGATAATAATATGGCTATCGATCGTCCAGTTGGAGGTGTAAGCCAGCATTTAGTAAATATAACAACTTCTCAAACGTATAATAAAATACGATTTAAGATATATAACTTATTTAAGCGTTGCGGTTTAATAAAAGAAGAAGGAAAGGGTTTTATTCTTCGTTTTAATAATAGCTTAAAGGCATTGCTTACAAAACAACATAATGTATTTGAAGGCTTCAATATAAGATATTTAGGTCCGATAGATGGACACGATGTAGAAGGGCTTATAAGAGTTTTAAATGACATAAAAGAAATGAAAGGCCCTAAGTTATTACACATAATGACTAAGAAGGGCAAAGGATTTCAACCTGCCGAAGAAGATGCTACTGTATGGCACGCTCCAGGTAAGTTTAATAAAGATACAGGTGAAAGAATAATACACAAAAAAGAAGGCGAGCCGCAACTTTATCAAGATATATTCGGACATACTCTTGTTGAGTTGGCAAAACAGAATGAGAATATTGTAGGGATTACTCCTGCTATGCCTACCGGCTGTTCGTTAAGCTTTTTAATGAAAGAAATGCCAGAAAGAACTTTCGATGTTGGCATAGCTGAAGGGCACGCAGTTACTTTTTCTGCTGGTTTAGCAAAAGAAGGTATGTTGCCTTTCTGTAACATATACTCGTCGTTTGCCCAACGAGCTTTCGACAATATAATACACGATGCAGCTCTTCAAAATTTAAATATGGTGTTATGTCTTGATAGGGCAGGATTAGTAGGAGAAGACGGTGCTACACATCACGGAGCTTTAGACCTTGCATACCTTAACTGCATACCAAATGTAACAATAGCATCTCCGTATAACGAATTAGATTTACGTAATCTTATGTACACGGCTACTCAGCCCAATAAAGGAGTGTTTGTTATACGTTATCCACGAGGAAAGGGCGAGCTTAAAGATTGGCAAAGGCCTTTAGAAATACTTCCTGTTGGTAAGGGGCGTAAACTTAAAGACGGTAAGAATGTTGTAGTTATAAGTATAGGTCCTATAGGGAATATTGCGGCTAAAGCTATCGAAATGGCAAAAGAAGAAGGCGTAGATGCAGCTCATTACGATATTATTTACCTAAAGCCTATTGATGAAGATTTGTTGCACGAAGTGGGTAAGAATTATCAGCAAATCATAACTGTTGAAAACGGAACAATAACTGGAGGCTTAGGCTCTGTTGTTGCAGATTTTATGATGAAGTATGGATATACTCCTACCATTAATAAAATAGGTATACCTGATAGTTTTATTACTCATGGAACAATTCCGGAACTATACGAACTTTGTGGAATGGATGCCAAAAGTATTAAAAAGGTTATTACCGATATAGCATAA
- a CDS encoding trk system potassium uptake protein TrkA (product_source=KO:K03499; cath_funfam=3.30.70.1450,3.40.50.720; cog=COG0569; ko=KO:K03499; pfam=PF02080,PF02254; superfamily=116726,51735), with the protein MKIIIAGAGEVGTHLAKLLSKENQDIVLLDQSDEKLNFPSSYEILTIQGNPTSIHDLKAAGIEDAAMFIAVTPEESTNMTACMLANHLKAEKTVARVDNEEYLLTENKELFANLGVDSLICPETLAAREIISALNQPWTRQWWDISGGKLILLGAKIRDNAPLVNKYLYELGDEDRIYHIVAINRNHDTIIPSGSDQILPGDLVYFMSTPEHIDTVKSLAGKQDFDIQRVLIMGGSLIALRVCERMPKNIKVKLIEIDKAKSYKIAEKVGSNVLVVNGDGRNTDLLIEENIKSTDAFIALTDSSEANILACVAAKNFGVRKTIAEIENLDYIRMAEKLDIGSIINKKLIASSHIYQLLLKADVSTVKCLAFANAEVAELVAREGSKITRKAVKDLRLPKDMTLGGLIRENKAEIITGETKIQPGDYVVAFCTNTSMRKLEEYFN; encoded by the coding sequence ATGAAGATTATAATTGCCGGGGCAGGGGAAGTTGGAACTCACCTTGCTAAGTTGTTGTCGAAAGAAAATCAAGATATTGTTTTGCTCGACCAAAGCGATGAAAAACTTAATTTTCCGAGTAGTTATGAAATACTTACTATTCAAGGTAATCCTACTTCTATACACGACCTTAAAGCTGCTGGAATAGAAGATGCGGCTATGTTTATTGCTGTTACTCCCGAAGAATCAACTAATATGACTGCCTGTATGCTTGCTAACCACCTTAAGGCAGAAAAAACAGTGGCTCGAGTCGATAATGAAGAATATCTATTAACGGAAAACAAAGAATTGTTTGCTAATCTTGGCGTAGATTCTCTTATCTGCCCGGAAACATTAGCGGCAAGAGAAATAATAAGTGCTCTTAATCAGCCTTGGACTCGCCAATGGTGGGATATATCAGGCGGTAAATTAATTCTTCTTGGGGCAAAGATAAGAGATAATGCTCCATTGGTAAATAAATATCTTTACGAATTAGGAGATGAAGACCGTATTTACCATATTGTTGCAATAAATAGAAATCACGATACTATAATACCAAGCGGTTCAGACCAGATACTACCTGGCGATTTAGTTTATTTTATGTCGACTCCCGAACATATAGATACTGTTAAGTCTTTAGCTGGCAAGCAAGATTTTGATATACAAAGAGTATTAATTATGGGGGGAAGTTTGATAGCTCTTCGTGTTTGCGAAAGAATGCCGAAAAATATTAAGGTTAAACTAATAGAAATAGATAAAGCAAAAAGCTACAAGATAGCAGAGAAAGTAGGTAGTAACGTTTTAGTCGTAAATGGAGACGGACGTAATACAGACTTGCTTATAGAAGAAAATATAAAAAGTACCGATGCTTTTATCGCTCTTACGGATAGTTCTGAAGCTAATATATTAGCCTGCGTGGCAGCAAAGAACTTCGGGGTACGTAAAACTATTGCCGAAATAGAAAACTTAGACTATATACGAATGGCTGAAAAGCTCGACATAGGTTCTATTATTAATAAAAAACTAATAGCTTCGAGTCATATATACCAGTTGTTGCTCAAAGCTGATGTGTCTACAGTTAAATGTTTGGCTTTTGCTAATGCTGAAGTAGCAGAGCTTGTTGCTCGCGAAGGTTCTAAAATAACCCGAAAAGCAGTTAAAGATTTACGACTCCCTAAAGATATGACACTCGGAGGACTTATAAGAGAAAATAAAGCAGAAATAATTACGGGAGAAACAAAAATACAACCAGGCGATTATGTGGTTGCTTTCTGTACAAATACTTCTATGAGAAAGTTAGAAGAATATTTTAACTGA